The Culex pipiens pallens isolate TS chromosome 2, TS_CPP_V2, whole genome shotgun sequence DNA window TGTTCAGCTTGGCTAGGTTCTTGCTTCACCGTGTCTGAGTTTTCTAACGAGACACATTCCTGTTCGATCTCTTCAAGTTTGATGCCATTTGCATGGCTGGGACCTCCGGATTCCAGCGGAAGCTCAACTGAGTGCATCGATCTGTTTCTGCCCGGAGCAACCTTGCAGTAATCTGGCGGTCTTGACGAAGGAAGGTCCGGGTAGATGTTTGGCCCTCTACCATTCGTTACGACCGTCAAACAAAAGTAGCAATCGTCAGAATGATTCGACGGCTTCGACCATATTCTTGGCGTTCCAAAAGGCAATCCTTTGCTTTTTCCTTGCTCCCAATCTGTAACgtaaaaattgaaacaatttcTTACTTATTCCCTAATTGCAGCTTTTAGCATACTTCTCAGTCTGGTATAGCATGGCTTGCAGGCATAGTGCGGAACCCAGGGCTTGTGTTGGTCACGGATGTCCAACCCGAAGTAGTCCGAATACATCCGGCGGAAAGACAAACAAGTTGCTATTGGAATGCATCTTCCTGCCGCTTTCTTGCGGTATTTAGCTGGGCACATGAATACACCACATACGTAGCAAAACTCGTCCGGATGGTGAAGGCAATCTGTTACGGATATCTAAAGTAAACAAACTTGCATGAAAAGCTACAACCCCTTGAAAACAACCGTTACTAAATTACCTCGTCTTCAtcgtttgaaccaaaattcAATTCAGGTTGTTCAGGTTCCACCTTACACTCAAAGTTTAGAGGTAGAACCGTATCTTCAAACGAGACACAGTTCTTCATCTCGGGATCATCCTGCTCATCGAGCTCCATTTCCTCCACCTTGACACCAGCTGGGTTGAAACCGTCGTCTAGTTCCATCCTGAGGCAATTTTAAAACCATCACAATACAATTATTATCAGCAAGATATCATTTTTACTTACATCTTAATTCAAGAGTAGCGTAATGCACTTTGCTGCTAAAACAACCTTAGACTGATTCAAACCAAAACGCGAACGTTTTTGGTTGATCCCGCGCTTCTACCTGTTTGCCGCGTCAACGTTTTTGTTTACGGGTAGAAAGTGTCAAATACCGCCGttggtttgacatttttttcgcaGAGCCCCGGcacgaaacttcaaacacgaacgAAAGCTGCGAAGCGAAGATTAGCAGTgacgttttttggaattttgacagccTCAAGGAGCTattattgtccgtttctttcaaaggtacacgcagcgcggcatttcagaatatgccatagacattgttgccagcgattttctgcacttttgatgCAATATAAAACATACCTGACAACAATGCcaggcgattcgaagaagaagatcaacaaaaacaaaacgcacagtatgggatttgacagcacgcatttgccgaaagataactaagtgtataagcttttaagcaaaatacatataaattttaggtaaaattgttaaaaagtcggaatattgcctaaaatttgttaaaactagttttgtttataaaattatcgatttatattgcattttaaactgaattcgaagcacgaatcacaagttttcacatttaacaTGAAATATattacatattatttattttttacaaactttttaaaccttCTCCTAATgaaaattgtccgaagaatccgaaaattcaatccgttttccgatttaaaaatcatgttcattgagaaaatcatgacactttgagaagtttaaaataatgacattcatcaacattttcttaactatagttaactaactttttaaacttgtcaaaattttatgaaaagttcttcttgaggtactttgaacacttctctaccacggacagtatgtttctaaaccattccttacgtattttaattgcaaacctatcaaagtcaccccgttttacggtacacgcAAACTtgtaaacaaggcaaaatgtatgcaggctgacgtttgtacaaacaaatccaggcaaacaaacaaagcaggcaaactggcaaactgtcaaaaagtgcgagtttgtttgtttgtttgccgtagtgtaatagctcttgagtcaaacatatttgaaaatagaggtgggcaaaaccgctttttttaggagccgctcattttcgttcgctaattaaaaagaaccgctcttttgaccggctctttcgctctttttcaaaatatggatgaaaaggttatttttatgaaTGGTGTGATTGTTTAAGCTATTTCACATTGGAATTATATAAAttatctgaaaaaataaataaactgaaaacgagaagatgtccTTAAAAACCTAGGCGTCGCCGGTCTCTAAGATTTCTAATCAAACATAAACGTTCGAATAATtcaatggcatccaaacttaaatttaggattttgtctaatctaatctaacacaaacgtagCCAGTCCGATAAAAGCATGCTGCAAACTTAAATAGTGTGTAGGATTTTGGAGAAATTtccattaattttaaaatttatatctgCCAAAATAAACTAATggtgatattttatttagagaATTATTTTGTTAACCTAGCTGTttactcttttctacattctgatttgatCGATAAATCTAAAAAAGCTAAATAGCCCCTCTTTAACCTGCCGTTTTTAAATCCTTAAGTACTTGAAAAAGTACACCATGCTGGGAATTTTTtattagcattgaaatatttgaaattgcattttcattcGGGGTCattcgggacacatggggcgaattgggacagcagttttaaccatgttggagcacaatattttgatttttctgtttggtttcggttagaaaaaagtcatgccaacaaaatgtgtacatccatttccaaatttataagcttCAAGTGCTctgaaaactgctgtccctattcagactgtagtcccgattcacacCAGATAACGGTAaaaggaaactgaaaaaatcatcaccGGGATTATTGGGCGGAACATCGATTTCACTGCTACACTTGCAGGTGTAATGTCACACGTAGATgaacaatgttttttaaacaaaacgaaaaaattgATTCAATTGGTGCTAACAGtgagattcacaaaaaaatcgtcaactgattgatttttttccgaaaagatcgggagagattttcttttgcgtgtttcGTCTTTTCACTTTTTCGCgtttgaagaaagttcgcaagcgaaaaggacttttttgcgattattccatccctgaaacaaatttaaaaatcattccatctGGGAacgattctttcaaaagaccggagtttaagaAAGAACCGCGTTTCttttttcgttcgctctttttaatgaactGGCTGGATCCGCTTTtagagcggctcgctcttttttgcccaactctagttgaaaataaaagatcaccttaagggtgcacagtaacgaaggaagttgttgtcttcttattcccaaatggtcaaacttacggacccaatcctgcaataacgggcatgtaaaattaatcaaactttgttgtaaattactttgtggacagtactttaggggatgaataaaaaaatatttcgatagtacccgtagttttaaagatactaaaatatctgtaaaaaaaaatctgggtgcaaaagctctggttgatgtgcaccgttaaggtgaaacgggacacaagatcctctgtaattactcttagctttaagaaaaatgtaattacaaaaccgactcggtcctaaccaggtcccagtaccgacaaggacctaataaaaataattttatgaaaaaaataaggtgaaacgggacgtcagttcttggacaacttctgtttaactttaatcaatttctgaactcgGTTGCTTGCCATCGATCTATTTAGCGTCTGCAGTTTCATTATGGCGCTGGCTTCTAGTTTCACCTTAAGGGCCAAAACGCACGTAAGGCTAgtacgcagatcggaaggaaaggggtcaagaaacagcttcacgaacagcagaacaaaggaaagcgaacgatttcttggggcttttcttcaccctctctggcttgctttcactGCCGCTGGAaatttcgacgccaacatttcaaaaagcatcatgtacaaaccatgcgttttgagaaaaacgcatttgaatgttgagcatccattttaattcccattttaatataaaagcaaaataagatgatctaatgataacaaacgatgaaaaacgttgcttttattgatacttgaccatacaaattcaataaaacattatttccgtaattttatttgagaaaaacaaacataacttcttttgaaatcaccaacgtctatatcaccctgctgtcattgagggggacgctttgttatgattcgtttttcttcgccgaatgtacatggcgctttgttcatgttgcttttttttcgtcacgaggttcatgtagtcttttgtttgacaggttgacagggctatataaacagggactgctgatggcagagattttgtttatgctactttatttaaaatcatgattaaacagactttactgaagtaacttttgctcatttttggtggagaggtaggtTATTaagagtactttcagaatatgcaataacccagaaagtgtcaaaatgtacatgatgccttttgaaatgttaccgtcgatttgtCTTGACTGGTTCCTTctgaagtgcgtataccgcttaaggcattttattttgctgaatactctTGCCCAAAAACGTGGTAATGTTGCATgaatattgaaattgatttcacaaaattttaggaCGCAATAATCAGAGTCAAAGTCGTGCCAAAAATtggcgaactgtcactttttatacgGTGTTCACGCACACTTTCAAAACAACTTCTTGGTGATGTGTGTGTGTTATCGTGGCTGTTACTGTTAAAAAGTGATATGCCGGCAAGTttcatggagttaaacttttgcaCTTTACTTTTggcttttttaaatagtttttcatgcgtgtaatataaaaaaactaaaacataaCATTAAAAGGtatacaaaaacataaatttaaatgccagaaaaaaatttgaacttaaaaaaaatgagttttggcTGCTTCAATGTCAAACATTTCCCACGCGTCCTCAACTGCACCGCTTACCTTACAATCTACCAAAGTAGGCGAGAACTCGTCCCGTCTACTACCGCTTCTGCTGCGCCTCACTTGACCTGCACCACGTCGATAACTCGGTGCTGGTGCGCGGAACCCGGCCCGACCTTGATTGCGACCTTCCCGCACGTGTCCGGACTGATCGAGTGCTTGACCATGTCGCGCAGCGCGGCCGTCGTTTTCGCCCGGCTTTTCAGCTGATCGAAGATCCGCTTCTTGCTGGCTTTGAACTTTTCGTAGCGCGATTCGCGCGCCATGATTCGCTCCTGCAGCTGCACCAGCTTGTACTTTTCCTGCTCGAGCGTCTGCTTCAGGTTGTGGGCGTGCATGCGCTTCTCGAGCTGATTGTCGATCTTGATGCGGCGTTTGTTGACCTCGAGCACGCGATGCCGGAGGACGTCCGCTCGCTGGACGCGTTCTTCGAGGTGGTCCACGAGCGACTGGCGCCAGATGTCTTTGTCGAGGATCTTTTCCTCCTGGTTGATGGTGGCGTCCTCGATGCGTTTGAGTTCGCGGTTTTTCTTCTCGCACTCCTTGATGCCCTTCTGGATGACGAGCGTTTTGAGCAGGCTGCTCGAGCGGATATCTTTCTCGCTGATTTCGTTCTGGATTCGCTCGATCTGTTGCTGCTCGAGTCGTTCCAGGCGCTGCTTGCGGTTTCGGATTTCGATCTGTTCGATGGTTCGCTTTTGTCGTATCGCTTTCTTGTAGTTGCGTTCTTGCTCGTCCAGCAGCGTCTTGCGGTAGAGCTTCTCCTGTTCCCAGCACTGCTTCGCCAGGACGGATTCCTCGAGTCGTTCGATCTCCTTGATGCGCTTGAGCACCATGCAGTGTAGTATACGTCGATCGTGATCGGTAAGGTTAGCTCCCTTCTGGTCAAGCATCTCGGTGATCTTGACCGAATTCAGCCGGCTGCAGATGCTTTCGCAGTCTTCACTGAATGCACTTCCTTTGTACGTCGATAGGTCGCTGGTGGACAGACAGCGTGGTGCCTTCATGGTAGCCTTCATCAGCCGGGGATTTCCGGACGGAGTCACTTTGGATGACATGCTGGAAGTGCTCCGCTTGCTTCGCTCCGTTGAAGCCGGTCGTACTTTTCTCGTCGGTGCCGCTTTGTTCGCTTTCTTCGTGGGTTCCGCCGAGCTTTCCGACACCAGATTGCTGTTGCTGTCGAACATTCGGAGCCACTCCTCTTCGAAGATTTCCTCCTCGTCGTCGTTACCCCGTCCGTCGTGGCATCCGTGGGGCGGCGGGGAAAAGTTGTAGTTGATGTTAAAGTTGTAATTGTAGCAGCAGTTGTAGTTCATCGAAGATCCCGACGTTCGTCCGTCGTTGGGGCTCGGGCTGCTGGAATCCCCGTTGTAGCTTCCCGGTGGCGCTCCGTATCCATCGTCATTGCTGCCGTCGGAAGCCGTTGGCGCCGGTGCCGGCGACGATTCCGACTGCACGTCGTACGAAATGACGCTGAAGTCATCCGGGAGGCACTCGATTTTCGCCGATTTGAACTTGTTTCGTAGCTTGTTTTTcagtttcagcatttttggcaaaaaacggAGTTTCTGTTTCGGAATACGCGTAAATAATAATTGCAAGCGAAAGTGTTGCGACGTATCGATCCAACGGGAAGCTCCGGGAATTGGCGCCGCAGGTTGCCACGGTGAAAGTGCGTCTCTTTGTTGCGCGCGCGACAAAGCTTGCACGTGACTACGGCATCGCGTGGTATGTTTAGTCAGAGGGTAGTTTGTGGAGTTTCGGAATGGAATGTGCGTATAATTGAACTTTTATTGCAGTACGCATTTTTTTCTATATCTGAGGGTGTGAATTCCTTTGTTATATGTAGTTAAAACTGTTTGGCTTACAATTTCGTAGGTGAATATAAATAATCATCACTAACGGAATTCAGCAATATTCAGAATCATAATctatcacagtaaaaaattgtgtcaatattgaaggtgtaattttggaaggttgaatattacctcttttatgatgtaattttacttcaatttagtctggaaaagtgaaattacaccagaaaagcggtaaaattacacattttcagagataaaattactatttttctgACATAGATGTACCGGTACCCCTTCCACAGTCTGtgccccttcccagatgtaatattaccaagattttttttactgtgtatttaaTTATATTATGTTAACCCTAACCCCACCTCTAAACGGGcttcaattttaacaaaatcgccaaaattatatttttcaaccaagaactcttaaaattttagaaaattttatggttgtaagtttgacttgttttatgtgactttgccaatgtttaaaaaaatgtaacttttggAGGGGTCaagtttggctgtgttttttactaacatttcctatattttaagtaaaaagaagtatgcagtaatttttgtagtttctcagactatgcctctacgcatttttttacaatttaaatgataatggcacccattctagagcagaaaatgtgaaaacaaacaagaaaaatcaaaattgactgtaaaaacatgaaaaattagaaaGGCTCTAAATGATTGgagatggtagaataggccaaatactaccaaaaacaaagacaaactaaacaagataaatgcaaattgaaaaaaataattaaaacaagagaagtatagttttttgtagaacaaaagttgttcaaaataacCTCGAAATGaacatgggaaaaataaaaattttcgaaaaaatgagtATTAGAGCGTTAATTTttggcgataatcttatcgttTTTATTTATCgtttaattttttgcataaatGACATGTAAATGTAAGAATGTATTAAACTGGTACATTATGTTATATATGTTAAGGAAAGGAATGTGATATTTGAATGACTTAATTGACAAAAGCTCGTTTAAAACTTTATTCGCACATAATTCTGGTACTTTCAATAcacttaaacaaataaaatatggatagaaaaataaaagaaaacggAGGGAAATCTTTAATGGGGTTTGGAAAGTCTTCAAATCATGCTCATTGTCACATCAAATCGTCATAAAGGGAAGCCTAACCGTACATTTTACTAAAAttaaagtaagttttttttttcaaatcgaaccTACATGGCAAACAAATGCagcattttgagcaaaattacaTGTCTTTAGGTTAACGTGCTCTTTACATAAATGCCAAACGGTAATTGAAACTAAACttgttttaaacttttaatttcgTTTTACTCCCAATCGAATCATGTCTTTCTTCTCGTAATAATTTCCGTCTAAACTTTGTTTCTCtagtaaaatttgttttgttttccttaatatttgcttaaaattttcgTCTTTTCCTCTCTCGAATTCcactttgtaaaattgttatcaCACTTTCTTTTGTGCATTTCGCGTTCTCTTACGGGCTATCAACTgaactgaaaataaaaacaaaaaaaaaaatacttgctgGACCGTTTGTCCCTTAAGTAAAACCGAGGAAGCTGCTCGTAGCGCAATGGCAATGACGGGAAAAACGGAAGAGTATTGCGGATTTGGTACCCGTGAAAGACTGGCTCGCCTCTCTACCTTAGCACGGCAGTGTAGAAAATGTACAGCAGCATGTAGTACACGGAGGTCAGTACCGATCGAGCAGCTCCGCGGGACAATAGTCAGAAGGGGAAGGAGGTGCCGTTCGAGAGGCGGGCCACGGCGGCCGGCGACATGAAGCTGGTCGCGGTGAGTCGGTGCCGGCTCGGCGGTTGGAACAGTCGCAGGTAGTAGATGTAGCCCTCGTCGTCGATGGTGAAGAACTTGTTAAAGTCGCGGTTGACGATCAGCCGTTCGGCGCTGCCGATCAGCTTGATGCAGGACAGCAGGTGGGGTTTGTTGGAGGGTCCGGACTTGGTGAGCCACTGGTGGGCGGCTTCGTCCAGGTCGAACGTGAACGAACCGTTGCGGGAGGGGCTGGCGGCGAGCGGGGACGAGAGACCGGACGAGCGGCTGCCGAAGGAGGTTCGGTGGATGTCGAGCGCAGGAGAGGTTAGGGATGGTCGCGTTTTGTAGCGATTCGAGCGTCGCTTGACGTCGCCCCGGGAGTCGGGGTTGTTGATTACGGAGTCCAGACTCCAGAAGACGATCTGCTCGCCGACGCTGACCAGTATCTGCGGGTTGTTGGAATCTTTCCAAGGGCTGAAGTAGAGAGAGGCCACGTCGCAGCGGTGAGATTCGAGGGTGGAGATGAGTTTGCGTTCCTCGGTGTTGTAGATTTCGAGGGCTCCGTTTTTGTAGCCGACCGCGAGCAGCTCACCGTTGGCGGACAAAGCGCAGCTGGTGATTCGCTTCGGTTGTACGTAGGTGTGCACCAGGTGGAGTTCGAGCGTATCGTGCTGCTCGATCGCGTACTGTAGGATATCGCCGTTTGTCATACCTACGATTAGGTATTGGTCGTTGACGGCCGATGCACCGTACGGGTTGCCGGCATCGATCACGAACTCGAACTGTTTGGTTTGTACGTTGAATATCTGGAAGAAGAGTGGGGGATTAGTGGTGGGAAAGGTCAACCGTTTCACGTTTGGTTAGTTTGCTGGTCGATCAGATTTTATCACAACGAGAACATTGAATACCTGCGAAAACTGTGAACAGATCACGGCTTGACTTAAGGTTAGCTAATTTAGAATTGGTTGGTTAGAACGTGCTTGCTTGAAATGGCCATTGACCTAATGACCTACCTGAACACGCCCAGCGTCGAAGAGCAGCACCATATGTTGGTCCCGGTAAAGGTAGCACTCGCACAGCTCCTCCGGCATCTCGACCACTTGATCGTGTGCGACAAAGATCTTGCAACGGCTGTCGGAAGCCGCCACCAGGAGCTGCGGCTCGTCAAAGCTCTTCAGTAGAGTGATCGCGCCGCCCAAGTTGCAAACCACTTCCGGTTCCGGGTCTTCGCTTCCGTTGCTCCATTCCTCCAGCCGCAGCACGTCACCGTTGGCAAGGCCCAGATAGAACCCGGATGTGCACTGTGTCAACCGCTTAACAATACTAGCCAGCGGTTTGTTTTCGATTGGGGGTGAAATCAGGCGAAAATCGTCGCGCTGGTGAAGCCTTGTGTACATGACCTCCTGAATGACACGCTTGCGATCCACGGTCTTCACGGTGACAGGATCCGCCTCCAGATCGGCATGGTAGACGGCGTTGTCCTGCAGTTGGTACTGGTTGCTGACCAGCTGGTTCTGTGCCGTCACCATTAGCGAGTACATGTTGATCACGTTGCCGCTGTCCTCGGAGGAGGAAATCAGAATGTACCGATACTGAGCGTCGTCCAGCGGGAAGATGTCCACGTCCAGGATGCTCTGGCTGATGTTGGTGCGCAACACCTCAACCTCCTCTCTAATACTGAAGATCGATATCCCTTGGGTCGTACCAAGGATGATGTACTCGTAGTCGTCCGAGATGGCACTGCAGGCGTTGCGGTGGTTCGTTGGAGTTTTGTAGATGACGACCGCCGGTTCGATTTGCAGCTGATTGCGTTCGTTACGGCTGAACTTGCGCAACCGGATCTGGTTTTCACCCACAAACACCAGGGCATTGCCCATGTAGTGAATGTTCACGATGTCGGGCTCGCTGAACCGGCACTCGACACTGGTGGACTTCAAGTTGAAGATGCACCCCTGGTTGTCGCTGGTAACGAAGAGTAGTTTCGGATTTTGGCCGGGAACGTCAATTAACggtttgatgatgatgatgttctTAATGTTTGTATTGTGCTTCATAGATTCCGTAAAGTTGGTCAACCCCTTGAAGATGTACAGGGTTCCGTTCTGGGTTATGGCAAAAATTTCTGACAGAATCACGGCCGGATCCACCGAAGATGCTGTCTTTGAAACGATGCAGAACCCGGTGAACCGATCCGTCGGAGGGTGCGGCACCAAGGTCTGAATGCGACGCCGGATCGGCAGGCTGCCGTCACTTTCGTGCTGTCGAGCGTTGCGATCCAACGGAATGTTTCTCAGCGACCACACGTTGATTGTTCCCGTTTCGTCCAGCGCTACCAGCACATTTCCGGCCATGTGCATGTCGACGACGCGGCTCATGTTGCCATCGAAAATGGTCGACGGAGCCGAGTACAGCGGCGAGAGATCGACCAACGTGATTTGGTGGTTGTCCAGCGAGACCAGTGCCGAGCTCGGGTTCTGGAAGCGAACCTTGATCGGCGCACTGCGAACCTGCACCAGCTGATGCTGGTGGGTGCGATCGCTGAAACAAAAACCCAGAAGTTGTAATTCAAAATTTACCTCAAAACCACCCAATCACACTTACATGTCATGAAACCAGACGCGACTATCGTACGACCTGGCCTGCTCCTTGGCCTCCGTCGCGATCGGTCCGGTACAGTTGAACGCCAGCTGCAGCAGGCACGTGTCGGTCGAGTTGGACAGCAGCACCTCGGCGCCCATCAGAAACTCGGTCAACAGTTCCGGGTAGTCCAGGGAGTGGTCCCGGTTGTCGAAGATGTAGTCCTGGTAGAGCCGCAAATCTCCCACCGTGTTGGGCAGTCCGGTGTAGCGCAGCTTCTGCTCCAGGAAGCCAAAGTCCTTGAAGAGCTGTGGGAACAGCTGGTGCAGGCCGGATTCTTGCAGGTGGTAGGCGATGTAAAAGTGGAAGTAGTTGTCGTTGGTAAACTTGAGGAGGTCCACTTCGCGGCGGGATTCGAGCGTTGCTGAGATGCTGGAAGTTGAGTTGGGATTAGGGTTTTTGGTGCCAGTGGTGCATGTGATGGACGATTGTTAAAAGTGGTGCATTTACctataattttcaaccaatcgaCGGTGCAGGTTAGCGATGGGTTCAGATGGGGTTTCCTTGAGAAGGAAGTTATAACAAACATAGTGCAGCATGTACGACACCTGTTGATCCTTGCAGAGCCGCTTCTCCAGCAGACCCCTGTTGAGCAGCTTGTTCGCCATGGATTCGGTCTCCTCCGCGCTCAGACCCCAGTAGCGTTGCAAGACCTGGAAAATAAATCGATGGCGGACGTTAGCGAGTGTTTGGCAGCTGACCCCGCAGCTACTTACAATCTGAGGAACCTTCACGTTGTCCTTGAACACGACCAGGCTACGGAACGTCCACTGCTCGTCTGCGGTCAGCCGTTCCAGAATCGACTGAATCGTCATGTTTTCGATGGCAATCGAGTGACTGCGCAGCTCAGCGGCCAGAGAAGACCAGCGATGATCGATATTATTGTACTCTGCCATCTTGCGGGCGATCAGCTTGATCATGAACGGATTACCCTTGCAGGTTCGATGGATCTGGTGGGCCTCCTCTGGCAGCGCAACTTTGGCCTTGAGTACCTTCCGAAACAGTTCGATAGTTTCGTCCTCGCTGAAACCGGACGGCAGTCGTACGACAAACTTTTCGTTCTCGTTGACGCTGTTCACGACGTTCGGGTTGCTGGTGATCACCAGCGTTTTGCACTTGAGATCGAACGCCTCGATCAGCGCCGGATCGCGCACGTGTGACAGGATCAGCAAACTGTTCCGAAAGGTGTGATCCTCGAAGCGCTGCAGCAGTCGGCGCTTACGGATGGCGATCTCGTTGGTGGGATAGCGTCCGTTGTACACGACGTCGTCCGGTTTGTAGTCGATCTCCATCTGGATGCTGAGGTTCTCCAGCAGTTCCAAGATCTGCTCCGGCTGGTTACAGTTGGCCAAGTTGAGGTAAAATATGTTATACCCCATGTGTTCGACGATCGTGAAGTTTTCGCAGGCCTGGCTGACCAGCGTCCACTTGCCCGTTCCGAAGCTGCCGTACACAAACAGGTACCGCTGGCCACGAACACCGTGTTTCAGTTGCTTGAGGTACCGCTGGATCTGCCAGAGGTAGTCACGCCGGAAGACGTTCAGTCCGTCGATACCCGGGACGGATGTGTTGTTCTGGTACGACTTGTACCGAATGATCTGTCCGGTTTCGCCGTTCCGCATGCTCGCTTCGTGACGCTCCACGATCCAGGAGTAGTACGACCTGAGCACATCCAGAAACTGATTGACGATCATGATGTTACCGTACGGTCCCAGCTTCTGCTCGAGGATGAGGAACAGCAAATCCAGGCGGTAATTTTCGTCAGTCTCCTCCAGCAAATCCCGACAGTCCGCTTCGGTGAAGATGCGACGACCGATCAGGTCGCTCTGAATGTCCTCAAAGTCTAGATCGGCGAGCTCCTCGCGGAGGAGCCGCAAATGCAGCAGTTCCTTGGACATGGTTGTGTTGGTTCGGTGGGAGAGTATTCTGTAAGAGGATCGAGAATGTTGTGATCagataaataatattttcccTTATTAGTTTAAAGACACTGTAGTCGCCGATATGTTCAGCGATCCTGATCGTGATCGATCGTGTTCAAATAATTGCTGGTTTTCAAACCAATTGCAAAAGCTGAAACCGTGAAGAGGCCAACCATGAGGATCTTAAGCTCCCATAATTGCCCGTAAATCCACCACTAATGTGCGCGCTAAATAAACCTTCTCCTAGCAGTGACTCATCCGTTTCTTGAACCCCACTTATC harbors:
- the LOC120429117 gene encoding uncharacterized protein LOC120429117 → MLKLKNKLRNKFKSAKIECLPDDFSVISYDVQSESSPAPAPTASDGSNDDGYGAPPGSYNGDSSSPSPNDGRTSGSSMNYNCCYNYNFNINYNFSPPPHGCHDGRGNDDEEEIFEEEWLRMFDSNSNLVSESSAEPTKKANKAAPTRKVRPASTERSKRSTSSMSSKVTPSGNPRLMKATMKAPRCLSTSDLSTYKGSAFSEDCESICSRLNSVKITEMLDQKGANLTDHDRRILHCMVLKRIKEIERLEESVLAKQCWEQEKLYRKTLLDEQERNYKKAIRQKRTIEQIEIRNRKQRLERLEQQQIERIQNEISEKDIRSSSLLKTLVIQKGIKECEKKNRELKRIEDATINQEEKILDKDIWRQSLVDHLEERVQRADVLRHRVLEVNKRRIKIDNQLEKRMHAHNLKQTLEQEKYKLVQLQERIMARESRYEKFKASKKRIFDQLKSRAKTTAALRDMVKHSISPDTCGKVAIKVGPGSAHQHRVIDVVQVK
- the LOC120429109 gene encoding uncharacterized protein LOC120429109, with the translated sequence MSKELLHLRLLREELADLDFEDIQSDLIGRRIFTEADCRDLLEETDENYRLDLLFLILEQKLGPYGNIMIVNQFLDVLRSYYSWIVERHEASMRNGETGQIIRYKSYQNNTSVPGIDGLNVFRRDYLWQIQRYLKQLKHGVRGQRYLFVYGSFGTGKWTLVSQACENFTIVEHMGYNIFYLNLANCNQPEQILELLENLSIQMEIDYKPDDVVYNGRYPTNEIAIRKRRLLQRFEDHTFRNSLLILSHVRDPALIEAFDLKCKTLVITSNPNVVNSVNENEKFVVRLPSGFSEDETIELFRKVLKAKVALPEEAHQIHRTCKGNPFMIKLIARKMAEYNNIDHRWSSLAAELRSHSIAIENMTIQSILERLTADEQWTFRSLVVFKDNVKVPQIVLQRYWGLSAEETESMANKLLNRGLLEKRLCKDQQVSYMLHYVCYNFLLKETPSEPIANLHRRLVENYSISATLESRREVDLLKFTNDNYFHFYIAYHLQESGLHQLFPQLFKDFGFLEQKLRYTGLPNTVGDLRLYQDYIFDNRDHSLDYPELLTEFLMGAEVLLSNSTDTCLLQLAFNCTGPIATEAKEQARSYDSRVWFHDIDRTHQHQLVQVRSAPIKVRFQNPSSALVSLDNHQITLVDLSPLYSAPSTIFDGNMSRVVDMHMAGNVLVALDETGTINVWSLRNIPLDRNARQHESDGSLPIRRRIQTLVPHPPTDRFTGFCIVSKTASSVDPAVILSEIFAITQNGTLYIFKGLTNFTESMKHNTNIKNIIIIKPLIDVPGQNPKLLFVTSDNQGCIFNLKSTSVECRFSEPDIVNIHYMGNALVFVGENQIRLRKFSRNERNQLQIEPAVVIYKTPTNHRNACSAISDDYEYIILGTTQGISIFSIREEVEVLRTNISQSILDVDIFPLDDAQYRYILISSSEDSGNVINMYSLMVTAQNQLVSNQYQLQDNAVYHADLEADPVTVKTVDRKRVIQEVMYTRLHQRDDFRLISPPIENKPLASIVKRLTQCTSGFYLGLANGDVLRLEEWSNGSEDPEPEVVCNLGGAITLLKSFDEPQLLVAASDSRCKIFVAHDQVVEMPEELCECYLYRDQHMVLLFDAGRVQIFNVQTKQFEFVIDAGNPYGASAVNDQYLIVGMTNGDILQYAIEQHDTLELHLVHTYVQPKRITSCALSANGELLAVGYKNGALEIYNTEERKLISTLESHRCDVASLYFSPWKDSNNPQILVSVGEQIVFWSLDSVINNPDSRGDVKRRSNRYKTRPSLTSPALDIHRTSFGSRSSGLSSPLAASPSRNGSFTFDLDEAAHQWLTKSGPSNKPHLLSCIKLIGSAERLIVNRDFNKFFTIDDEGYIYYLRLFQPPSRHRLTATSFMSPAAVARLSNGTSFPF